The proteins below come from a single Leptospiraceae bacterium genomic window:
- a CDS encoding Fic family protein has translation MKPKLLKSLIGKKKELDKYRPLDKAIVNRLREQFLVEWTYNSNAIEGNTLTLQETELVLRNGITVGNKSLNEHFEVINHKAGIDFIYKVIQKKTKLSKTLILNLHELILTKIDDENAGVFRRTQVRILGSRHIPPNPLKINSLIEEMISWYYENYSKLSVPELAAWIHFKFVHIHPFIDGNGRTARLIMNLVLIQHGYPPAVILYLDRKKYYRVLREADSEKFDSYMDFIGRAIERSLIIYLQAVTPVKPNSKQGFITLNEATKYCDYSMEYLSLLARRGKLPAVKLNRNWMTTREAIENYIQELK, from the coding sequence ATGAAACCAAAGTTACTTAAAAGTCTAATTGGCAAAAAAAAAGAATTAGATAAATACAGACCACTAGACAAGGCGATTGTCAATCGTTTGCGCGAACAGTTTCTAGTTGAGTGGACGTATAATTCCAATGCCATTGAAGGAAATACTCTTACCCTCCAAGAAACGGAACTCGTTTTACGAAATGGAATTACTGTTGGAAATAAAAGTTTGAATGAGCACTTTGAAGTAATTAATCATAAAGCAGGCATTGATTTTATTTACAAAGTTATCCAGAAAAAAACGAAATTAAGTAAAACACTTATTTTGAATTTACATGAATTGATTCTTACAAAAATTGATGATGAAAATGCAGGAGTTTTTAGAAGAACACAAGTTCGTATTTTGGGGTCAAGGCATATTCCGCCGAATCCTCTCAAGATTAATTCGCTCATAGAAGAAATGATTAGTTGGTATTATGAAAACTATTCTAAATTATCTGTACCAGAACTCGCTGCTTGGATTCATTTTAAGTTTGTGCATATACATCCATTCATAGATGGAAATGGTCGTACGGCAAGACTTATCATGAACTTAGTTTTAATCCAACACGGTTATCCGCCGGCAGTGATTTTATATTTAGATAGAAAGAAATACTACCGAGTTTTACGAGAAGCGGATTCAGAAAAATTTGATTCTTATATGGATTTTATCGGAAGAGCAATAGAGAGATCTCTAATCATTTACTTGCAAGCGGTTACTCCTGTTAAGCCGAACTCGAAGCAGGGATTTATTACGTTAAACGAGGCTACTAAGTACTGTGATTACTCAATGGAATATCTTTCTTTACTTGCCAGAAGAGGAAAACTTCCCGCTGTTAAATTAAATAGAAATTGGATGACTACTAGAGAAGCTATTGAAAATTATATTCAGGAGTTGAAATAA